A single Oryctolagus cuniculus chromosome 16, mOryCun1.1, whole genome shotgun sequence DNA region contains:
- the S1PR2 gene encoding sphingosine 1-phosphate receptor 2: MGNLYSEYLNPSKVLEHYNYTKETLDTQETPSRQVASAVIVVLCCAIVLENLLVLIAVARNSKFHSAMYLFLGNLAASDLLAGVAFVANTLLSGSVTLGLTPVQWFAREGSAFITLSASVFSLLAIAIERQVAIAKVKLYGSDKSCRMLLLIGASWFISLVLGGLPILGWNCLGQLEACSTVLPLYAKAYVLCVVTIFSVILLAIVALYVRIYCVVRSSHADVAGPQTLALLKTVTIVLGVFIVCWLPAFSILLLDYACPVRACPVLYKAQYFFAFATLNSLLNPVIYTWRSRDLRREVLRPLQCWRRAAGVPGRRRSGTPGHHLLPLRSSSSLERGVHMPTSPTYLEGNTVV, from the coding sequence ATGGGCAACTTGTACTCTGAGTACCTGAATCCCAGCAAGGTCCTGGAGCACTATAACTACACCAAGGAGACGCTGGACACCCAGGAGACGCCCTCACGCCAGGTGGCCTCGGCGGTCATCGTCGTCCTGTGCTGCGCCATCGTCCTGGAGAACCTACTGGTCCTCATCGCCGTGGCTCGGAACAGCAAGTTCCACTCGGCCATGTACCTGTTCCTGGGCAACCTGGCTGCCTCCGACCTCCTGGCCGGCGTGGCCTTCGTGGCCAACACCCTGCTGTCCGGCTCCGTCACGCTGGGGCTGACCCCCGTGCAGTGGTTCGCCCGCGAGGGCTCCGCCTTCATCACCCTCTCCGCCTCCGTCTTCAGCCTCCTGGCCATCGCCATCGAGCGGCAGGTGGCCATCGCCAAGGTCAAGCTCTACGGCAGCGACAAGAGCTGCCGCATGCTGCTGCTCATCGGCGCCTCGTGGTTCATCTCGCTGGTCCTCGGCGGCCTGCCCATCCTCGGCTGGAACTGCCTGGGCCAGCTGGAGGCGTGCTCCACCGTCCTGCCGCTCTACGCCAAAGCCTACGTCCTCTGTGTCGTGACCATCTTCTCCGTCATCCTGCTGGCCATCGTGGCGCTGTACGTGCGCATCTACTGCGTGGTCCGCTCCAGCCACGCCGACGTGGCCGGCCCGCAGACGCTGGCCTTGCTCAAGACCGTCACCATCGTCTTGGGCGTCTTCATCGTGTGCTGGCTACCGGCCTTTAGCATCCTCCTCCTGGACTACGCCTGTCCCGTCCGGGCCTGTCCGGTCCTCTACAAGGCCCAGTACTTCTTTGCCTTTGCCACCCTCAACTCGCTGCTCAACCCCGTCATCTACACGTGGCGCAGCCGGGACCTGCGGCGGGAGGTGCTGCGGCCGCTGCAATGCTGGCGGCGGGCGGCCGGGGTGCCGGGCCGGCGGCGGAGCGGGACCCCGGGCCACCACCTCCTGCCACTccgcagctccagctccctggagaGGGGCGTGCACATGCCCACGTCGCCCACGTATTTGGAGGGCAACACGGTGGTCTGA